tttatgcaacttagttagcttgttttcttgcttttatgttgttagttcctagttattttagtatttttagctattttcgtgtgtttgtaggcccaattggctaaagtggcaagaaagtgcaatttggagcaatttggagcagttttaggcttggaatggttagcacatgcttagagcaaggtggatggatgaaattgaagttcaagaaaggcTAAGAATCTACtaaagaaatggaagaaattaattcaagacttggaagaaaaggaatcagctacaaagaaggaaacatgagtcaaacttccttattttgactttgtttttctaatcttttcctacctaaGTTCCAGCTGCCAAAGAGggtccctaattaatttaggacacttataTATATGTTCTAGAAGGCCTAATCCTTTTCCTAGAGGGATGCTGCACAATTCCcccttttcctttcctttgtcgTGCAAGGCATCCCCTTTCCCCTTTTCCTAGCCCTTGCCGCAACTTTCCTATCCTCTTCTCTCGGGGATTCTGACtttaattaccctttttccttgaggatttggggtccaaatctttcccaaaacaTGTAATTAATGCCTTGCCCTTTCCTCCTTTGTTTTACATATTTTGCCGCACAAATAAGGGGATTCGTTCACCCATACATTGAaccattcagccatcatccatcACACAGCCGCACCACCCTTCCATAACACACCACAACCTAATTTCATACATAACCACCTTGTGCCGTAGCcttgcaaggaagaaggagaggagaACCCCTTGGAGCTGTGCCTTTCAAAGTTTGGATTATTGGAATGTTCTTAGGTGTAATTTATCTTAGttctcaatgtttaatttaagttttctttgttttgttgtgaacatgagaggctaaactcgttttagctagaggagattttgaaaccatgattatatatgcaatatgagttgattaattccAATTATAGTTTTGTGAATCGTggatgcaatttacttaactatttgattcagaacttattcttgtatgttgattaaggaggcctacttagtttgcatacatgaatttgatgctagaataagggagtttcacataattgttatgaatttatattcataagtagtggaggtcgctggtcacgatcgtgttaagttaaattcctggcatgagtatcatgatgtcatagttacgaatgccttgtcaatgcttatgattttcaaaaagcttaatgatctttacTTGTGTCTCttttatgcagttcatgtaaggaacttgggaagaataatttggttgccgacgCATTGTCTATGGAATTCAATgatttaaggaaaatctgagggttaattagtgatgacatggttaatttggggcattgagATTCACAATTCAATGAAAAAGTAACTAGAAATCAATTTTTGTGcatatatgtcatgtgtggagaaggatccTCAAGCTAGCTTATAACCCATCAATTCACCCCAATTTGCATTCCTTTACGTAGTTTCTGCAATttgcttgtttttactttaaattcgtcaaaaacccaaatccCCTTTTACTTTATGTGTCAAACTAGTTAAAATCTATCctagtttgtgtttttgagtgttttgagtcataatcaattcaattttcgtccaaagtaagtcctagtgtctattttgagtcttttttattgttttgtgcagttttgagtttgtttagcttattttgagtcatataagtctagttaagagtTTTAGAgtctatttttctgtttttaagtttagttttgtgtttttaattcAGTTTAaaatagattagcaatccctcctaatccccggcctagaatgatccctacttacatctttactacaattgtcaataagagggtttaatttgagtccTATTATACAATACATCCAATTTTTGGCAccattgccggggattagcaactttgctaatcccccgttttttctttttgtttctttttcgtgtcttttaatttagtttctgactttgttttgttttcttggttttaggtactagtttatgactcaaaGCTCTCAGCCTGTTCGTGTaaatatcttggactttgacaacGATTTTGAgtggactttgagaaggaagaggcaTCAAGAAGAATCTAATCTACTTAGCCCTGAACCCGAACTTGAAGAACAAGAACTAGAAGAGGAAAAGGAGATCACGACAAGGGAATCAGACGAAGAACAAGTCATGGCAGCGAACAAtcaaacaatcaaggagcttttaGCCTTGGGATTGGACAATGCCATAcccctatgcattcaatatccaagggcaACTCAAGATAAGACCAAtgagttcgagttgaagtctagtttgctacatcatattcccaagtaccatgggctgtccatggaggatccaaacaagcatttgaaggaatttgaagtggtgtgttcaagcatgaccccaATCAATGTGGATggcaacattttgaagatgaaagcttttccattctcttttttggaaaaggctaaagattggttgtacgaattggcACCTGAAACAGTCACATCTTGGGAAAgcacgaagagagctttcttagagaaattcttccccacttcaagagtcattcttttgaggaagaaaattagtggcattcaacaaaaccaaggagaGTCCTCCCCAGtgtattatgagcgtttcaagactctagttgcatcatgccctcaacatcaaatgaaagaagagcttctaattcaatatttctatgaaagatttcttccaattgagagacaaatgctaggtGCATTAGCGGGAGGAGCTTTGGTTGAAAAAACACCAATTAATGCCAAAACCTTAATTGTAAATCGAGCCTCGAATGCGCAACAATAcgagggagttggacaaagGGATATCCCACGGTAGCAaccacaagtgaatgaggtaagtgcaatttctgaaattcaatgttAATTGGCTAATCTCATTGTTCGTATGCCATAggttgttgatggatccaaagtgcaaaaaCCAAGTGTATATGGCGTGTGCACCATGCAAGGACACACCTCTAagcaatgccctcaattgattgagaatggagggtgggaaaGTGTTAATGTCGTGGGATTTCAAGGCCACAATCAGCCCAAATATGACCCATTCGCCAACACTTACAATCTAGGGTGGAAAGATCATCCAAACAtaaagtggagggagcctcaacaacctcaacagcAAGGAGGATTTCGTCCACCACCCTCTGGGATGTTTCCAAGGCCATACGCACCTACTCAACCCCAACCACGATCTGCCCAACCAAAAATAGGTtcgtccatggataatgatcaaATTGTTTAATTATTAACCACTTCGGCGCAGGGAGTACAAAATCAAACccaagcaatgcaaaatcaagccaaaagaTGGATGaattggagaagcaaatggggAAAATGGTGGAATTCATGGGCCAATTCGAAGAGCAAGGTAgattgcctagttcaaccgttgtcaatccaaatggaggatttgaatttgccaaagcCATCACACTAGGAAGTGGCAAAGAAGTTGGAACTAACCCAAGACCAtccaaatcaagtcaaaaaGAGGATGAGAAGCTGCAATTcgaggaagaagaacaagataaggccacggcaaggattgAGCAATCCTTGCCGTAGCTTTCTAAAGACCCTAAACCATCCACTCAaacaaggtaagtccaaattccattacttctaaccctattccacccAATGCACCATTTTCTCGTAGATTCATGCAATCCAAGAAGGATGaaagtgaaaaggacattttggacaCTTTTAGGAAGGTGTAAGTCAACATTCCACTTCTTGATGCAATCAAATAAGTTCCCAAATATGCTAAATTtctgaaggaactttgcaccacAAAGAGGAGAATTTCGAACAAAAAGGTAGtaaaggtaagtgagaatgtttcagcCGTTTTGCAACGAAAACTGCCCCTTAAATGCAAGGACCCAGATAGCTTTACTTTCCCTTGTGTTATTGACAATACCAAGTTTGAACGtgccatgttagacttaggtgcatccattaatgtcatgccatattcaatttatgcatctatgaacttaggtgagctgAAAAATGATAGagtgattattcaattagccgatcgttctaatgcatatccaaaaggagttttcgaaaatgttttggtgcaggttaatcatctaATCTTTCCGGCtaatttctatgtgcttgagatgGAAGATTTAGCCCATTCCACAACTTTGCCGATTctacttggaagaccattcatgaaaacagcccgcaccaagattgATGTGTCCACGGGGactttgacaatggaatttgatggcgacattattaactttcaaatttctaAAACTATGAGATAACCTagtgatgatcattcatgtttttctattgatattaTTGATTCATTGGTGCAGAAACATCTTGAACAATTACATAAGGATGCATTTGAAAtggtcattacaaatggaatGAGACCCAAAAACCAAGGGATAGAAGTAAACCACACCCACAACAACCTTAAAGAATTTCATGCCATGCCCCCTGGTGAAGAAGTAGCTGAGATGGCGGCAGCCCTAGaatcattgccacaacaatatggtaagctTCCAATCCCAATTTCAGATTTCGTTtctactaataagttgcttcttTTAGTGATACAGACACCCTCCCCTGAACTTCAACCATTAAcaagtcatttgaagtatgttttcttgggagacaaCGAGACATTGCTTGTCATTATCTCATCCACACTCACGGCATTGGAGGAGGACAAACTAATTAGAGTGTTAAAGGAGTACAAAGCagccattggatggaccttggccgacattaaggggataagtcctacaacttgcatgcatcaaATACTTTTGgagaagggggctaaaccaactaaagaggctcaacgtcgactcaaccctccaatgatggaagttgtgaagaaggagactATTAAGCTACTTGATTGTGTGATTTATCCAATTtcggatagtcgttgggtttcaccaatccaagttgttccaaagaaatctggagtcactgtggtgaagaataaagagaatgagcttgtgcccacccaTATCCAAataggttggagagtttgcatcaATTATAGGAAGttaaacgccaccacaaggaaagatcacttccctttgccattcattgatcaaatgcttgaaaggttagccagtcattctttttattgttttcttgatggttatttgggatataatcagattgttaTAGCTCtagatgaccaagaaaagaccacaTTCACAGGTCCCTTTGGTACTTTTACCTATTgtcgaatgccatttggtttgtgcaatgaaCCAACCacatttcaaaggtgtatggtaagtatattctcagattttgtggaaaagatcattgagatatttatggatgattttaatgtttttggtgatttgtttgatgattgcttatctaatctcactttaatcttaaGACGATGCAtcgaaactaaccttgttttaaattgggaaaagtgtcactttatggtaaaacaaggcatagttttgggtcacatAATCTTAGAAAAGggaattgaggttgataagtcaaaaatagatcttgtacgctacttaccctttcccacttcggtgagagaggttcgttcttttcttggacatgcaagATTCTATAGGCAattcatcaaggacttttcaaaaatttcacaaCCCCTTTGCTGTCTCCTTAAAAGAGAAGTGTCATTTGACTTCAACAAGgaatgtgagaaggccttcaaacacctcaagGAGTTGCTTACCTTGGCccccatcattgttccaccagattggagtctTCATTTTAAGTTCATGTGCAATGCCTTAGATTATGCAATTGGAGCTtgtttaggccaaaggaagaacaagcagccacatgtcatctattatgcatcccggaccttgaatgatgctcaattgaactattccaccactgaaaaagaacttcttgctgttgtgtttgctttagataagtttcgttcttatttaattggcactaaagttattgtttattctgaccatgcagcgttgaagtacttactcaccaaaaaagaggccaaaccaaggctaattcgCTGGATGCTTCTcctccaagagttcgatattgaaattagagacaagaaaggaagtgaaaatgtggtggttGACCACTTGAGTCGTTTGGTACACAATGAGGAGTCTTTACCTATCCTAGAagcattcccagatgagcaattgttgtccattgaggtatgtgaaccatggtatgccaatttggtgaattatttagtgactaaacaagttccaaacacCCTAaataagcaccaacgtgataaactcaaaaaggatgcacggttttacgtgtgggatgacccatatttgtggaaatgtTGCTCTGATCAGATTCTTCATAGGTGTGTGCATAAttttgagtttaattcaattttaactttatgtcacacttatgcatgtgggggtcactttggcacacaacgcacaacccttaaggtgttagaatgtggattttattggactactatctttaaggatgctagaactttttgtatgACTTGTGATGGTTGTCAAAAAAGTGGCAATATTGGTGCAAAGGATCAAATGCCGCAGACCCCTATtttcaatgttgaaatttttgatgtttggggcattgacttcatgggtccttttccttcttcatatggattcacttatatttttcttGTGGTTGATTACgtttcgaaatgggtggaagcaaaagccacccatactaatgattctagagtggttgcagatttcatcaaaactaacattttcTCCAGATTTGGAATACCGAGGGTGTTTATAAGCCATGGAGGCTCCcatttttgcaatcggaccattgaggtgCTGTTCAcgaagtacaatgtcaagcataaggtttTGACACCCTACCACCCTCAAACAAATGGGCAAACCGAGGTTtctaatagagaaatcaagtagattttggagaagaccatTGGACCAACTCGGAACGATTGGAGCTTGCATTTggatgatgcattgtgggcatatcatACGGCTTACAAAACACCACTTGAGATGTCTCTATTTTGGCTAATCTATGGTTtggaattggagcacaaagcaTATTAGGCTGTCAAGAcattcaatttggacatagatgcggctggaattcataggaagctccaattgaatgaacttgaagaaATCAGGAacgaagcatatgagaatgctcgtatttacaaggagaaaactaaCGCaatccatgacaagatgattcgtggcAAGACATTCTCTAAAGGGCAGAAAATATTGCTTTTCAACTCCcacctacgtttgtttcctggtaagttacattctaaatggattggttcttttgttattattaatgtttttccttatggtgtagtccaaatccaaagcttaaggaacGACCAAGAATTCAAGttgaacgggcatcgtttgaaaccatactatgagaatgttgaggggcaggttgtggaggaaaTACCACTCCATGCCATGGGCTCCAATGAAGTTTAAAAGAAGGTATCGTCTGGCTGGAAgatgttaaagcaagcgcttcttgggaggcaacccatgcatttgaataaagaagacctaggactCTCCAATAATCCCCaaccagatttgcattcctaaacccttctctttattgcttttactttgccatgatagtTATGTTTGTTAGtttgtgttgtttgattgtttgtgtgtaaatctttgtttgaaacattgaggacaatgtttagtttaagtatggggggggggggtaaacaagctgtttttgcatgattttgtggaatttattcacctatcacttctaaagttgtttctcactgattttaagtgtttttggtgtgttttgaaATGTTTTCATGtatcttaaacaaaaaatacgaaaatttgaaaaaaaaatttagaaaaagttttgaaaaacccaaaaagagtcgttttagagttgtttttgtgtgtttgtttgtgtcttagggtaccttccaacacaatgatgaggatttggtttttaattgcataactgttaaagaaagttacaaacatggatggaagtttgatttgctctttggtttatgcttaatTGTAGTTGTCGTTTACAAATTCACaagtaatcacaaagaaaaaaaaaaatcagtttttgtaacatgcttgaaggaaggaactcaaactaatgctacaaccttgagagacttgagcctaaacgttatttggagagttattaatctgtgatttcttattttataaagttgttgcatgatctcgtcatttctttgcttggttgctacttagaatgcgttttcatcATTATTGTTCCAAATACttgaactcatgcccatttcattcaaagcatgatattgattgcataacatacaataagatgaagttgtttagttaaaccaaagccaaaaagccttaccctttggaTATGTATTGCaggtttaacccttttgagctttgtttagcctattttctttgttaaccacattatccttacctagcctagcaTAGGACTATCCACACCCTTGTtgttaaaggatagtgaagcatgacttagagggaatacCTTTTGATCAACACTTtgtagaaaaacaagtgtgggggaaggtaaaAGGGCacggaaaaagaaggaaaaaaaataaaaacgaaagaaaaaaaaaagagaagaaaaagttgtgaaaagaaagaaagagttgagaaataagtgagaatgaactcacaagtattggttgttgaagaaagggtccaaaagtttgaatttgaccctaagtgttACATGAACTTTCCCCTTGTGTTTAAGTTAGtttctgccatcaaaagtgaattttaagtgtttatttcattactttgcttcctattgttttaagaacctttgttcatcctctacctttctttgttcgccaataccctagccctaTTACAACCCTTGAGActtttatcttgattgttatgtatttcaatatgtggagtttgaaattggtatgagcatatggaatccctggttcttgcttctaagtagtagcattccgttcatgagatcatatacatatcataataataattccagaaaatgctttatTCGTTATagcatatgtgagtattagtccacatgtgatgtgaaaattaacttgacacacaaattaaaccttattgatgacaattgtagtatatatgcaagtaggaatcgttctagaccagggattaactagggatgctgatcaacacaaataagacttaaaaacactaatttagactctatagacttaaaactaactcaaaacactcaaaacagcaacaaacaataaaaaagactcaattctagacctaacaagtgattttgacgaaaataaaacttaacttaaCTCAAAAGAACCTAAACTGACTCTAAACAACTCAATACTATCAAATAGACACAAAACTAATTATATGGGGATACTTAgacgaaatttaactaacttagactcaaaataAACAATGGGGACATATTTAAACTAGTTCTAACTAAAGGACACAACTCAATGTCAAGGGGGGTTTATTTGGACGAATTAAAACCTAAACTTAACAGATTGCAAAACAACTTAAAAGACTTCAAATTAAgatgaattaaatgggtgaaaagctagttagagggtccttctccacacatgacatatgcatataaaccaatttccagttattattcctttagactatgaatgataatgccccaaattaaccatgaaaaagcataaattaacttcagattttccttatttcattgaattggacggaAAAcacatcgcaaccaaattatctttctcaagttctctatatgaaatgtataataaagatacatatcaaaactcattaagttctatgaaaatcataagcattgacaagacattcatcactatgaaacgcgtgagactcataccaaggatttacttaacacgattatgaccagcaacctccactacttgtgaatataagcaaATAACGATTacgtgaaattcccttatactctagcatcaaattcatgcatgcaaagtaagtgtcgaccctcaaccaacatacataaacaagttttaataactcagataagcaaatcacattcaagactcaagaaacaataactagatgtaatcaattcatataaaacatataatcatggcttcgaattcacctccaactaaaaaacaaattagttccacatgttcatcataaattgaaaaccaaattaaaataaacatcgaactaaaactaaggatagaaagcacccagaaacactccacactccaatggtaGATTTTGTACCCTCCTTGGATAGCAGATTGCACGACACTCTTCTTCtcattccttccttgcttgcggcactagggtgatgtggtgtgaattatggttgaatgtatgaatggatgaatgattgaatgattGAATGGATGGGGGGAGGGGATTTTTGCGGCAGAAacattatgtatatatagaatGCACAGCAAACCCTAGGGTTAGGCAGAAATCAGGTAGGAAAGAGACTAAGGTGCACCAAAATAtgaaaggaaaaggattgcacaatcctaaaTGAAAAAGGTTAGGGTTTTGGACcttttagaaattagaaaaacCAAAGAGAATATGGAGAGGGTGCGACATACATTTAGGAGCAGATAAGGTCTTCTAGAAAGAATATTAGGGCAGATTTCGAGAAGAACAAAGGCTAAGGGGTGCATCACCTTTGTAAGAGAGGGATAGGACCTTCTAGAACCACATATCTAGGTGTATTAATCTGAAATTAAGTCCTTTTTGCAGCTgaaattaaggtggaacaagattaggttaggataaggtttggataagatgaggttctttggataatgttccatatttcttgctatttccttatcttctttgtcttgaacttgtttctgcAGATTTGTatcatgttcctagcctcttttgacttgaaattcgtccatccaccttgcttcatatgcaagctattcattccatgcccaaaaactgctccaaatggctccaaaatgcattttcttgctccttttaccattaggacctacaaacacacgaaaatagcttaaaacactataataagtagtaattagctcactaaatgcaaggaaacaacatagctaagtagcataaatatgctcctatcaacatgtttacatcaatcttctcatatatacttagtatagggagtatagttagaaaatctgtgtgaaaatagaaagTATATCCAATGAGGAATTAAGGGagttctctaaggcatgttactacattcaaaatgttgttttaattgattaaatgcaaactagtgagtggtgactgtggttaagtgtttgctcaagtatAAAGAgcgctaaaatctgtgggagtagtgatttttaatatgtcatgtgcattggaaatccctgaggcaaatgttggaagatctagattgttgtttgttttgtttgttttattttgttttgctcgaggactagcaaaagctaagtgtggggggaatttgataggagcatatttatgtgatttagttagcttgttttcttgcatttatgttgttagttcctagttattttaacattttaagctattttcgtgtgtttgtaggtccaattagCTAAAGCGGAGCATtttggagctgttttgggctgggaatggttagcacatgcttggagcaaggtggatggacgaaattgaagttcaagaaaggctaagaatctgctaaagagatggaagaaattaattcaagacttgggaagacaaggaatcagctacaaagaaggaaacatgagtcaaacttccttattttgacttagctTTCCTAACCTTTTCCTACCTAAGTTCCAGCTGCCAAAGAGggtccctaattaatttaggacacttaaatatatgttctagaaGGCCTAATCCTTTTCCTAGAGGGATGCCGCACCATTCTCCCTTTTTatttcccttgccgtgcaaggcatCCCCTTTCCCCTTTTCCTAGCCCTTGCCACAACTTTCCTATCCTCTTTTCTCGGGATTCT
This Pyrus communis chromosome 6, drPyrComm1.1, whole genome shotgun sequence DNA region includes the following protein-coding sequences:
- the LOC137735994 gene encoding uncharacterized protein produces the protein MDELEKQMGKMVEFMGQFEEQGRLPSSTVVNPNGGFEFAKAITLGSGKEVGTNPRPSKSSQKEDEKLQFEEEEQDKATKHLEQLHKDAFEMVITNGMRPKNQGIEVNHTHNNLKEFHAMPPGEEVAEMAAALESLPQQYGKLPIPISDFVSTNKLLLLVIQTPSPELQPLTSHLKYVFLGDNETLLVIISSTLTALEEDKLIRVLKEYKAAIGWTLADIKGISPTTCMHQILLEKGAKPTKEAQRRLNPPMMEVVKKETIKLLDCVIYPISDSRWVSPIQVVPKKSGVTVVKNKENELVPTHIQIGWRIVIALDDQEKTTFTGPFALKYLLTKKEAKPRLIRWMLLLQEFDIEIRDKKGSENVVVDHLSRLVHNEESLPILEAFPDEQLLSIEDARTFCMTCDGCQKSGNIGAKDQMPQTPIFNVEIFDVWGIDFMGPFPSSYGFTYIFLVVDYVSKWVEAKATHTNDSRVVADFIKTNIFSRFGIPRVFISHGGSHFCNRTIEVLFTKYNVKHKVLTPYHPQTNGQTEVSNREIK